Proteins from one Endomicrobiales bacterium genomic window:
- the bioA gene encoding adenosylmethionine--8-amino-7-oxononanoate transaminase, with translation MKTIDLDKKYIWHPFTQMSEWIKNEPSEVLSIEKAKGNYLYDSNGKKYFDGVSSLWVNVHGHQKKEIDHAIIKQLSKVAHTTFLGLTHGPAAILAKELIEIVPKGLSKVFYSDNGSTAVEIALKMAYQYWQQKNKTNKTSFLSLRNAYHGDTIGSVSVGGMDLFHSKFRKLLFKTHFAQSPHCLRCKKRKNSIIINSNKKTFNAHCKSMGCKGECLQEVETILKKNSSKIAAAIVEPMVQGAAGMLLMPNGYLKSFQSLCEKYRVLLICDEVATGFGRTGKMFACEHEAIKPDIMCVAKGITGGYLPLAATITSDKIYNAFLGKFEEFKTFFHGHTYTANPLACAAAIANLKIFKDEKTIKKLSPKINLLANELKKLLELPNVAQVRQLGLMVGIEIVKDKNTLEEFEPAFCNRFENRGERDGDSFDAKIAENGYSIRKGFAKKNVPYLLTNSKSYCKIRVEPKNQIGARICSNCRTKGLLIRPLGNVLVLMPPLSITSIEIETILTTISDAIKRTLNYKR, from the coding sequence ACGGTAAAAAATACTTTGACGGCGTATCATCTTTATGGGTGAATGTGCATGGGCATCAAAAAAAAGAAATTGACCATGCAATAATAAAACAACTTTCAAAAGTTGCGCACACAACATTTTTAGGGCTTACACACGGCCCCGCCGCAATACTTGCCAAAGAACTTATTGAAATTGTACCAAAGGGTTTATCTAAAGTTTTTTATTCAGACAATGGCTCCACCGCTGTAGAAATCGCATTAAAGATGGCATACCAATACTGGCAACAAAAAAATAAAACAAATAAAACATCGTTTCTGTCGTTACGCAACGCCTACCACGGCGACACTATCGGCTCCGTATCAGTTGGCGGAATGGATTTATTTCACTCAAAGTTTAGAAAACTTTTATTTAAAACTCATTTTGCTCAGTCCCCCCATTGCCTGAGGTGCAAAAAAAGAAAAAATAGCATTATTATTAACTCTAATAAAAAAACATTCAATGCTCATTGCAAAAGTATGGGATGCAAAGGTGAGTGTTTGCAAGAAGTTGAAACCATACTTAAAAAGAACTCCTCAAAAATTGCGGCGGCAATAGTTGAGCCAATGGTACAGGGTGCCGCAGGAATGCTTTTAATGCCCAACGGATACCTTAAAAGCTTTCAGTCACTATGCGAAAAGTATAGAGTTTTACTTATTTGCGACGAGGTTGCAACCGGTTTTGGCAGAACAGGCAAGATGTTTGCCTGCGAACACGAAGCTATAAAACCAGATATTATGTGCGTGGCAAAGGGTATAACTGGCGGTTATTTGCCGCTTGCCGCAACAATAACAAGTGATAAAATATACAACGCATTTCTTGGAAAATTTGAAGAGTTTAAAACATTTTTTCATGGCCACACTTACACGGCAAATCCGCTTGCCTGCGCCGCAGCAATTGCAAACCTAAAAATATTTAAAGACGAAAAAACCATAAAAAAACTATCACCTAAAATTAACCTCTTAGCTAATGAATTAAAAAAATTATTAGAGTTGCCAAATGTTGCGCAGGTTAGGCAACTTGGGTTAATGGTTGGAATAGAAATTGTAAAAGATAAAAATACTCTTGAGGAGTTTGAACCCGCATTTTGCAATAGGTTTGAGAACCGAGGCGAAAGAGATGGAGACAGTTTTGACGCAAAAATTGCAGAGAATGGTTATTCCATTCGCAAGGGTTTTGCGAAAAAAAATGTCCCATATCTTTTGACGAATTCCAAATCCTATTGCAAAATTCGGGTTGAGCCAAAGAATCAAATTGGCGCACGAATTTGCAGCAATTGCCGAACAAAAGGGCTTCTAATCCGCCCCCTTGGCAATGTACTTGTACTAATGCCTCCACTCTCAATAACCTCAATAGAAATTGAAACAATTCTTACAACAATCAGCGACGCAATAAAAAGGACACTTAACTATAAGCGTTAA